A segment of the Streptomyces sp. NBC_01235 genome:
ACCCCGCCCAGGCCCTGGATGACCTCGGCCTGCACATCCGCTCCGTCGACGGCGCCGAGTCGACCACCGTCGTGACGGCCTTCGTCGACTGGGACACCCCCACCATCACCCACAGCTCCGCCGGCCACCCTCCCCCGGCCCCCGCTGCACCCCGGCGGCAACACCTGCGAGCCGAGCCACTTCCCTGTGGGTGACGCGCATTCGGATCCTTCTCACACCCGGCCCGTTCCGGCCGGGCCGTGGTCGGGGCCGATCGGCACATGCGGCGGTCGCGTGCCGGGCGGAGAGTGGGAGGGGGAACGCGCGCGACACCAGGAGGTGGAAAGCCATGTGGCACCGGATGGTGAGCGACCTCATGACCACATCGGTCGTCCGGGTACGCCGGGACACCGGCTTCAAGGAGATCGCCAAACTGCTCGCCGAGTACGGCATCACCGCCGTACCGGTCGTGGACGACGACGAGCACCCCGTGGGTGTCGTCTCCGAAGCGGACCTGCTGCGCAAGGAGGCCGCCCAGCTGGACCCGGCCGGCCTGCTGCCGGTCCTGCACGCCAGGCCCGCCGCACGTGCGAAGGCGGAGGCCACGACCGCCGAGGGACTGATGAACAGTCCGGCCGTGACCGCCAGGCCGCAGTGGACGGCCGTGGAGGCCGCCCAGGTCATGGAGCGCCACCACGTCAAGCGGCTGCCGGTGATCGACGAGACCGACAGGTTGGTCGGCCTGATCAGCCGGGCCGACCTGCTCCGTGTCTTCCTGCGCGGGGACAGTGCCATCCGGGAGGAGATCTCGGGGGACGTACTCGTGCGCACCCTCGGGACCACGCCCGGCACGGTCACCGTGCGGGTCGTCGACGGCCGGGTCTCGCTGAAGGGCACCGTCGAGCGCAGGTCCCTCGTCCCGGTCGTCGTACGGCTGTGCCAGGGCGTGGACGGCGTGGTCGACGTGACCGCCGAACTGCACCACCGGATCGACGACACCTCCACCGCGCCCGAGACCGGCGCTTCGCGCCGCGCCGGACTGGCGACGTGAGCGCGGGATGGGAGTCGACCGCCCGCCATGGCCGCCCCGGCAGCCCGTGGCGCGCCGCCTCGTCCACCGCCCGGTCCACCGCCCGGTCCACTGAATACCGTCGCACCGTCGCAGGTCCCTCGCGACACGTGAACCAGCTCCCCGACGAGGGCTCGCCGCCAGAGTTGCAGCAGGCCGATCAGCGACGATCGTGGAGGTGTACGACCATGCGGAGCGCCCGCGAAGGGCCGCACCCGTAGTGGAAGGGAGGACCACCGTGATGACGAGGACCGGCGTCTTCGGCGCCATGACGAAGGAACATCGCGATCAGCTGATGTCGCTCGCCCGTGAGGTGTCGTTCGAGACGGCTGAGCGCATCTTCGAGGAGGGCGGATCCGCCGACCGTTTCTGGATCATCCACACGGGCACGGTCGCTCTCGACCTTCAGGTGCCCGGCGGACGACCGGCGGTCATCGAGACCCTCGGCGCGGGGCGGATGCTGGGCTGGTCCTGGCTGGTTCCTCCCCACCAATGGCATCTGGGGGCCGAGGCCGCCAGCCCGGTGCGTGCCCACGAGTTCGACGCGGTGACGGTTCGTGGGATGTGCGCCGAGGATCCGCGGCTGGACCACGAGCTGTGCACCTACGTCACCGGTGTGCTCGCGCGCAGGCTGAGGGCCGCCCGCGTACGGCTGCTCGACCTGTACGCGCCCCACGGCGCGGGCGACGTGCCCTGACGACACAAGACAACGAGGTGGTCGGAAGTGTCTGAGACTCCGCACATCGTGAGCGATGTGATGACCCAGACGGTGGTGGCCGTCGGGCGCGACGCGCCTTTCAAGGAGATCGTGCGGACCATGGAGCAGTGGAAGGTCAGCGCCATGCCGGTGCTGGAGGGCGAGGGACGCGTGATCGGTGTCGTCTCCGAGGCCGACCTGCTGCCCAAGGAGGAGTTCCGCGAAGGCGAGCAGAGCCTCTACGAGCAGCGGCAGCGGCTGTCCGACGTCGCCAAGGCGGGGGCGACGACGGCGGGGGAACTCATGAGCACCCCCGCCATCACGATCCACGCCGACGCCACCCTGGCGCAGGCGGCCAGGATCATGGCCGTCCGGCGGGTCAAGCGGCTGCCCGTGGTCGACGGCATCGGCATGCTGCAGGGCATCGTCAGCCGAGCCGATCTGCTGAAGGTCTTCCTGCGGTCGGACGAGGACATCGAGGAGGAAGTCCGCCGCACCGTGGCGGCCTACCTCTTCCCGGCCTCCAGCCACGCCCTCCACGTGAACGCGCACGAGGGAGTCGTCACCCTCCGCGGACACATCCGCGACACCTCGCTCATCCCGGTCGCCGTGCGCCTCGTGCGCGCCGTGGAGGGCGTCGTGGACGTCGAGCCGCAGCTCACCGGCGAGCCCGCCGATGCCGGCGGTCCGGACACGAACGGTTCGTGACGCACTACTCCGCCGACGTGATGCGGCGTCCGGTGATCCGCGCGGGCCGGATCCAGCCGGATCAAGCCCCTGCGGAGCCATGACGTGGCGGCTCCGGACGGCTGGGGTCACGCTGGAAGGCGACCGGACGGGCGGCACGGGAATCTCCTGGAGGTGCCATGAGCAGTGCGGACGGGCGTGGGCCGATCGTGGTGGGCGTCGACCCCGATCCCTCGAAGCGGCTGGCGCTCGCCTGGGCCGTCGACGAGGCGGATCGCCGTGGCCTGCCGGTGCGGCTCGTGCACGCCCAGGGCGTACCGACGGGTGGGTACCGGTCGGGCGAGGTACTGCCGTCCTGGGAGGAGTGGAACCGGACGCTGCACGAAGCGGGCGCCGAAGTGCTCAGGGAGGCGGTCGCCTTCGTCGAGTCCCGACAGCCGACGGTGGAGATGTCCACGGTGCCGGCCGAAGGAGAGCCGGCGTGAGACGCCGATCGGCCCGGTTCCCTGGCCCATACGGCCCTGGTCGCGTCGGACGGCCCGTCCCACGATGAGAGGGCTCCGCCGATCGGAGGCGGCACACCGGCGGGACGGCCGCCGCACTCACTGGAGTCCGTGATGGAAGCCTCACGCAAGGCCCCCCGCGTGATCCGCCCGGTCCGGCCGGAGACGAGCCCCTCGGCGCCGTACGGGTTCGGATGATGCGCACCGGTTCGAACCCGCTGGTGACCGGCGGAGAGGCGGACGACGCCACGTCCGGTTCCGGTCCGCGTCCTCCGGTACGGGAACTCACCGCCGGTGATGTCTTCACCGCCCTGAACACCTCACGGCGCGGCTTGTCGGCGGATCGGGCACGGGCGGGTCTGGAGCGGTACGGCGCCAACGAGATGCCACGTGCGAGGCGCCGCCCCGTATGGCGGCAGCTGGGGGCGCAGTTCACGGACCTCTTCGCGGTCGTGCTGATCGTCGCGTCGGGGATCACCTTCCTGGCGTACAGGCTTCAGGAACCCCGTGACGTGGGCACTCTGCAGCTCGCGGTGGCGATCCTGGGTGTCGTGGTGCTGAACGCCGCCATCGGCTTCGCGCAGGAGTACTCGGCCGAGCGGACGGCTCAGGCGCTGGAGGCGATGGTGCCCCACGCCTGCCGGGTGCTGCGTGGCGGCGAGCGGCTGGAGGTGCCCGCCCGGGACCTGGTGCCGGGGGACGTGGTGGTACTGGAGGCCGGGGACGCCGTGCCGGCGGACTGCCGGGTGGTCGAGGCGCACGAGCTGAGGGTGAACAACGCGCCGTTGACCGGGGAGAGCAACGCCGTGGGCCGTACGGCCGATCCGGTGGCGGCCGGGCCGCCGCTGGAAGCCCGCAACTGTGTGTTCATGGGCACTGACGTCGTCGCCGGGTCCGGACGGGCCGTGGTCTACGCCACGGGTGCGACAACCGAGTTCGGGCGGATCTACCGGCTGGCCGCGGCGGCTCCGCGGCAGAAGACCCCGCTGCAGCACCAGGTGGCGTCCATGGCACGGCGGGTGGCGGGGGCGGCCCTGGCGATCGGTGCCCTGATGTTCGCCGTGAGGCTGCCCACCGGGGAGTCCATGGTGCCCGCGTTCGTGTTCGCGCTGGGGGTGATGGTGGCGATGGTGCCGGAAGGACTGCCCGCAACCCTCTCGGTGTCCCTGGCGATCGGCGTACGGAGGATGGCGCGCCGCCGCGCTCTGATCAAGAAACTGCTGGCGGTGGAGGCGCTCGGGTCGACCACGGTGGTGTGCACCGACAAGACCGGAACGCTCACGCAGGCCGAGATGACCGTCACCCGGGTATGGGCGGGGGGTGCGGTGCACTCGGTGACCGGCGTGGGGTACGCCCCGGGCGGGGAGGTCGCCGATGCGGCGCCGGTACGTGAACTGCTCAGGGTGGCGGGCCTGTGCTGCAACGCCCGGCTGGTTCCGCCCCAGGACGCGCAGCACTGGCGGGTGCTTGGCGACACCACCGAGGGTGCGCTGCTCGTCGTCGCGGCCAAGGCCGGTCTCGACCCGGGCGCGGAGGAGGCTGCGGCTCCGCGCGTGACCGAGTTCCCTTTCGACTCGGACCGCAAGCTGATGACCACGGTGCACAAGAACGGCGCGGGCTACCAGGCGTGCGTCAAGGGAGCGCCGGCTGAGCTGCTGGCGCGCTGCGTCGACGTGGAGTGGGAGGAACACCGCGGGCCACTGACCGAGCAGGAACGGGCGATGGCACTCGCGGCGAGTGACGCGCTGGCGTCGCAGGGGCTGCGGGTGCTGGCTGTCGCGCGGCGGGAGCTGGACCGGTCCCGCCCCGCGCAGGACGAGGCCGAGTCGGGACTCACGTTCCTGGGGCTGGTCGGCATGCTGGACCCGCCGCGTCCGGAGGTCGCCGACGCGGTCGCCGCCTGCCGCAGGGCCGGAATCCGCATCGTGATGGTCACCGGCGACCACCCGCTCACAGGGGAGGCCGTCGCGCGGCGGGTGGGGATCGTACGGGGGCCGGATCCCGTCGTGGTGACGGGCGCCCGGCTCGACGCGATGGACGAGGAGGCGCTGGACTCGCTGCTTGCCGAACCGTCCGAGCTGCTGCTGTGCCGGGTCAGTCCGGAGCACAAGATGCGCGTGGTCACCGCCTTCCAGCGGCGGGGCGAGGTGGTGGCGGTCACCGGGGACGGCGCGAACGACGCTCCCGCGCTCAAACATGCCGACATCGGCGTGGCGATGGGAGCGTCGGGCACCGACGTGGCCCGGGAGGCGGCCTCGATGGTGCTCCTGGACGACTCGTTCGCCTCGATCGCCGTGGCGGTGCGGCTCGGCCGAGCCGTCTACCAGAATATCCGCAAGTTCCTCGTCTACCTCTTCAGCCACAACATCGGAGAGCTGGTCCCGATCCTGGCGGCGACCTTCACCGGCTTCCCGCTGGTGCCCATCAGCGCGGTGCAGATCCTGGCGATCGACCTGGGCTCCGACGTACTCCCCGCCCTGGCCCTGGGCGCAGAGCCGCCCGAGCCCGACGTGATGGAGCGCCCGCCGCGCTCCCGCCGGGAACGGCTGTTCTCGGCCGCCGTGGTGGGACGGATCCTGTTCCTGGGCGGCATCCAGGCGGTCTGCGTCACCGCCGTCTTCTTCTGGCACGTCGGGTCCTCGGGCATCCCGTTCGACGACTTCACCAAGGACACGCCCGTCTACCGGGAGGCGATCACCATGGTCCAGGCCGGGATCGTGCTCAGCCAGTTCTTCAACGCGCTCGCCGTGCGCACCGACCGGCAGAGCATCCTGAAAGTGGGGCTGCTGTCCAATCCGGCCCTGCTGGCGGCCGGCGGCTTCGGCGTCGCCCTGATGGCCGCGATCAGCTATGTGCCGCTGCTGCAGGACGTCTTCAACACCGCAGCGCTCGACGCCGCCGACTGGGCGGTACTGGCCGGGCTCGGAACCCTGCCGCTGATCGCGGACGAGGTCCGCAAGTGGTGGCTGCGCCGCCGCGCCGACCGCCCGAAGGGAGCGCAACAGTGAAGGTGATCGTCGTCGGCTGCGGACGGGTGGGTGCCACCCTCGCCGGTCTGCTGGCCTCCGAAGGGCACGACGTGCAGGTCGTCGACCGGCGTCCCAAGGCGGCCCGGCGGCTGCCCGACAGCCCCCGCATCCACTTCCACGAGGGCAACGGCTACAGCCGCGCCGTGCTGGAGGCCGCCGGCATCGAGCACGCGGACGCGCTCGTCGCCGTCACCTCCGGGGACAACAGCAACATCGTCAGCGCGCGCACGGCGAAGGAGACCTACCGGGTGCCGAACGTCCTCGCCCGCATTCACGACCCCCGACGCGCCGACATCTACCGCGAACTCGGCATCCCCACCATCGCCGGCGTCCGCTGGACGGTCCACCAGATCCACCAGATGCTGCTGCACCGCCACCTCTCCCCCGAAATCAGCTTCGGCAACGGCGAGACCCTGCTCTACCGCTCCGAACTGCCGGCCTATCTGACCGGGCGGCCACTGGCCGAGTTCGAGGTCGACGGCGAGATCCGCGTCGTCGAGGTCACCCGCGCCGGCCGCTCCCTGATTCCCGCGCACAGCACACCCGCGCGAGCGGGCGACCTGGTCACCTTCGCCGTCGCCGCGACCGCGCTCGGCAGGCTGCGCGGCTTTCTCGACAAGGAGCTGGGCACGTGAACGTGATCATCGCCGGAGCGGGGCGGCTCGGCACCCAGATCGCCCAGGTGCTCGCCGCCGCCCACAACGAGGTGACGCTGATCGACGTCGACGACGACCGCGTCGCCGAACTGGAGGGGCGCGTACCGGTGCGGCTCGTCGCCGGGGACGCCTGTGAACCCACTCTCCTGGAACACGCCGGCGCGCTCACCGCCGACCTCGTCATCGCCACCACCGGGGACGACGAGGACAACCTCGTCATCAGCCTGCTCGCCAAACGGCAGTTCTCGGTGCCCCGCGTGGCCGCCCGGTTCAACGACGCCGACAACGCCTGGCTGTTCGACGGGCGCTGGGGCGTCGACGTCGCCGTTCCCGCCGCCACCCCGCTGATCTCCCTCATCGAGGAGGCCACCGGGGCCA
Coding sequences within it:
- a CDS encoding CBS domain-containing protein, translating into MWHRMVSDLMTTSVVRVRRDTGFKEIAKLLAEYGITAVPVVDDDEHPVGVVSEADLLRKEAAQLDPAGLLPVLHARPAARAKAEATTAEGLMNSPAVTARPQWTAVEAAQVMERHHVKRLPVIDETDRLVGLISRADLLRVFLRGDSAIREEISGDVLVRTLGTTPGTVTVRVVDGRVSLKGTVERRSLVPVVVRLCQGVDGVVDVTAELHHRIDDTSTAPETGASRRAGLAT
- a CDS encoding cyclic nucleotide-binding domain-containing protein: MTRTGVFGAMTKEHRDQLMSLAREVSFETAERIFEEGGSADRFWIIHTGTVALDLQVPGGRPAVIETLGAGRMLGWSWLVPPHQWHLGAEAASPVRAHEFDAVTVRGMCAEDPRLDHELCTYVTGVLARRLRAARVRLLDLYAPHGAGDVP
- a CDS encoding CBS domain-containing protein, with the protein product MSETPHIVSDVMTQTVVAVGRDAPFKEIVRTMEQWKVSAMPVLEGEGRVIGVVSEADLLPKEEFREGEQSLYEQRQRLSDVAKAGATTAGELMSTPAITIHADATLAQAARIMAVRRVKRLPVVDGIGMLQGIVSRADLLKVFLRSDEDIEEEVRRTVAAYLFPASSHALHVNAHEGVVTLRGHIRDTSLIPVAVRLVRAVEGVVDVEPQLTGEPADAGGPDTNGS
- a CDS encoding universal stress protein, which translates into the protein MSSADGRGPIVVGVDPDPSKRLALAWAVDEADRRGLPVRLVHAQGVPTGGYRSGEVLPSWEEWNRTLHEAGAEVLREAVAFVESRQPTVEMSTVPAEGEPA
- a CDS encoding cation-translocating P-type ATPase, which gives rise to MRTGSNPLVTGGEADDATSGSGPRPPVRELTAGDVFTALNTSRRGLSADRARAGLERYGANEMPRARRRPVWRQLGAQFTDLFAVVLIVASGITFLAYRLQEPRDVGTLQLAVAILGVVVLNAAIGFAQEYSAERTAQALEAMVPHACRVLRGGERLEVPARDLVPGDVVVLEAGDAVPADCRVVEAHELRVNNAPLTGESNAVGRTADPVAAGPPLEARNCVFMGTDVVAGSGRAVVYATGATTEFGRIYRLAAAAPRQKTPLQHQVASMARRVAGAALAIGALMFAVRLPTGESMVPAFVFALGVMVAMVPEGLPATLSVSLAIGVRRMARRRALIKKLLAVEALGSTTVVCTDKTGTLTQAEMTVTRVWAGGAVHSVTGVGYAPGGEVADAAPVRELLRVAGLCCNARLVPPQDAQHWRVLGDTTEGALLVVAAKAGLDPGAEEAAAPRVTEFPFDSDRKLMTTVHKNGAGYQACVKGAPAELLARCVDVEWEEHRGPLTEQERAMALAASDALASQGLRVLAVARRELDRSRPAQDEAESGLTFLGLVGMLDPPRPEVADAVAACRRAGIRIVMVTGDHPLTGEAVARRVGIVRGPDPVVVTGARLDAMDEEALDSLLAEPSELLLCRVSPEHKMRVVTAFQRRGEVVAVTGDGANDAPALKHADIGVAMGASGTDVAREAASMVLLDDSFASIAVAVRLGRAVYQNIRKFLVYLFSHNIGELVPILAATFTGFPLVPISAVQILAIDLGSDVLPALALGAEPPEPDVMERPPRSRRERLFSAAVVGRILFLGGIQAVCVTAVFFWHVGSSGIPFDDFTKDTPVYREAITMVQAGIVLSQFFNALAVRTDRQSILKVGLLSNPALLAAGGFGVALMAAISYVPLLQDVFNTAALDAADWAVLAGLGTLPLIADEVRKWWLRRRADRPKGAQQ
- a CDS encoding potassium channel family protein — translated: MKVIVVGCGRVGATLAGLLASEGHDVQVVDRRPKAARRLPDSPRIHFHEGNGYSRAVLEAAGIEHADALVAVTSGDNSNIVSARTAKETYRVPNVLARIHDPRRADIYRELGIPTIAGVRWTVHQIHQMLLHRHLSPEISFGNGETLLYRSELPAYLTGRPLAEFEVDGEIRVVEVTRAGRSLIPAHSTPARAGDLVTFAVAATALGRLRGFLDKELGT
- a CDS encoding potassium channel family protein, translated to MNVIIAGAGRLGTQIAQVLAAAHNEVTLIDVDDDRVAELEGRVPVRLVAGDACEPTLLEHAGALTADLVIATTGDDEDNLVISLLAKRQFSVPRVAARFNDADNAWLFDGRWGVDVAVPAATPLISLIEEATGATDTVALLRLSKAGVDVIETAITPQSKAAGRALGDVALPEGTVVATIVRDGQPTVPDPAVRLRPGDEILLVSHNATEQEIHAAFQ